A single genomic interval of Camelina sativa cultivar DH55 chromosome 11, Cs, whole genome shotgun sequence harbors:
- the LOC104724662 gene encoding BTB/POZ domain-containing protein At5g47800-like: MSKMKFMKIGTKPDTFYTQDASRILITDTPNDLVVRINNTTYHLHRSSLVPKCGLLPRLFTDSEESDSVTIELNDIYVGASLTTKTELIRKAGLQLDEATVEDLLLRSHSSSHHRRYDTDLVATVLESFFMLWRRQSSAHLSSNNSQLVHSIRKVAKLIDSYLQAVAQDVHTSVSKFVSLAEAVPEIARESHDRLYKAINIYLKVHPEISKEEKKQLCRSLDCHKLSAEVRAHAVKNERLPLRTVVQALFFDQESSSKGASSRLESQELFSRGKETSTDMHKLHLGQAETASIGKAKNILEGAKRGEEKIRSSTDPKKIVRKETRSEHKHHISRDR; the protein is encoded by the exons ATG TCTAAGATGAAGTTCATGAAAATAGGGACAAAGCCTGACACTTTCTACACTCAAGATGCTTCAAG GATTTTGATAACAGACACACCCAACGATCTCGTTGTTAGAATCAACAACACCACTTATCATCTCCACAGA TCTTCTCTTGTTCCAAAATGTGGGCTGTTGCCAAGGCTTTTCACTGATTCAGAGGAGTCAGATAGTGTTACCATAGAGCTGAATGACAT TTATGTGGGAGCATCTCTCACAACAAAGACTGAGTTGATTAGAAAAGCTGGTCTGCAACTCGACGAGGCAACTGTTGAAGACCTCTTGTTGCGTTCACACTCATCCTCTCATCACCGTCGCTATGATACCGACTTGGTTGCTacagttcttgagagtttttttATGCTCTGGAGAAGACAGTCTTCTGCGCATCTTTCTAGTAACAACAGTCAATTGGTGCATTCAATCAGGAAGGTGGCAAAGCTTATTGATTCCTATCTTCAGGCAGTGGCACAAGATGTCCATACGTCAGTTTCCAAATTCGTGTCTCTTGCTGAGGCAGTGCCTGAAATTGCACGTGAGAGCCATGACAGACTTTACAAAGCGATCAACATATATCTCAAG GTGCATCCCGAgataagcaaagaagagaagaaacaactATGCCGAAGTCTTGACTGCCATAAATTGTCTGCAGAGGTACGTGCACACGCTGTGAAAAATGAGAGGTTGCCATTAAGAACGGTTGTCCAAGCCCTCTTCTTCGACCAAGAGAGCAGTTCTAAAGGAGCATCAAGTCGATTAGAGAGCCAAGAACTCTTCTCAAGAGGTAAAGAGACGTCCACGGATATGCACAAGCTTCACCTAGGTCAAGCGGAAACAGCTTCTATAGGGAAAGCTAAGAATATACTTGAGGGAGccaaaagaggagaagagaaaattaGATCCAGTACAGACCCCAAGAAGATAGTGCGGAAAGAAACAAGATCAGAGCATAAGCATCATATAAGTAGAGACAGGTAG